Part of the Salvelinus namaycush isolate Seneca chromosome 25, SaNama_1.0, whole genome shotgun sequence genome is shown below.
cacacatcaacaacggtcgcccacgaagcatcgttacccatcgctccacaaaggccgcggcccttgcagagcaaggtgcaaccctacttctaggtttccgaGTGTGGATAAAGGTACAATTTGGAGGACAGTGGcatatcccatccctgcattGAGGTATGTTTCCGACCCATGTGTCGCACCGGCTCAACAGTGTCTTATTGTAACCATGATTGCGTTCAGACTTCAGAGTAAACAAGCGCAACGGTAGGGTCAGTATCTTCTGGCAAACCTGACATGATGGATAGTTGTTTTCTGGAAAAAACTTGGTATTGGGTTATTTCATCCAGCTTGGTtgatttttatattttattattgttTTAATTGTAATGTAAATTGTTCTTCCTGTTGTGAGAAAATGTTTGTACTCAGGTCACCATTGGGAATGCGATCATGGTCTCAATTGGGCTACCCTGAATAAATGCAAGTTTTAAAGTGTTTAGTGTGAAATCGAAATAATTTTGTACAAACATACAGCTAAACTGATGAGAAAAAGACTAGCAAATGTAGCTAGATTAAACAACATTAAAACACTCAACTGATCCCAACAAAGACAGGACTTCAGTTGGGACTAGTTTGTGGACCAGCGGATGACTTGCTGTCCACTTTATGTAACAGTGGTCTAGCGTTGCGGAGTGATCTTATGAGTGTCTTGACAAGAGAAAGCAGGGAGGACAGCTGACATCGAAAAGGAAAGCAGATCCACAACAAAAAATTATAGCCAAATATTTAAAACCCATGCAGATTCCCGAATCAACAAAAATCGAGCAATCATAACCTGCAAGAAGCATGGAGAGGAAAAGGTGGGGTTGTACGACTTGCTCGAATGAGTTGTAAGGACAAGTAGCTAAGTAAAAAGAcggtagctagctaatgttagctggtctGCAGTAGGGAAGCATgtctctagctagctaacgttgttTCTCGATGGAGTAGCCGAGACGTTAGCTAGCCACTAAAGTAAGACATCACCCACTTAGGTAACTACGTACCAACAATGTAAATGATCAGTGTCTACAGATTGCGTCAAATTTGATAAGTAACCATTAGATAGCGAACGATAAGTCATTGATTGCTAACTTTAGCTTGCTAGCAAACGTCAGCTCCCCGCACATTTGACAACAAATTAGCAAGTAACGTTAGCATCAGTAGCTTTCTGTTACAAGTCTTTGTTTAGATTTGTGTAAATTGATTCCGATTATGTGGACTTTATACTACATTATTGTGGGTGCAGTGCTGCGGGTTACCCACGACAGTAGCTAACTAACGTTCATTGTTTACTACTACGCAGGGGTGAAAGTAAGACGGTCAGGTACGGCGTCccggcaaaataaatagtgggggtacgCCGTACCGGTAAAATGTGAGCCTATCACAAATAATACATGCCCAAACAACTATAGGCTATTACACCATTATTTAACAATTCTGCATGTCAGCCCCATGAAGAATTTGCGAATTGACTGGAAACTGGGTGGTATACTGTCCACATTGCGTTGTGGTTTGAGGAGAACGCGTACATTCAGTCAAGGCCGTGATGAGTGGCGGAGAGCTCGCGGACAAGGCTGAGATTAGTGACGGAGACCGAAGCGTGCGTGGACAACAGTGAATGCGTCAATTCAGGCTACAAGTGTAAGCCTAATGACAATCACAGAATGGCATTACAATACACgtaggtgttttgtaacagatgtctcttccGTTGATCAAATTGCTAGTGCACTGTTGGTTTGGATGCTGAAATTATTTTGTGAGCGGACGAATGTGCGCGGGTAGCCTACAGGAGCGCATTTGTtaagtgattgtttgacaatcagatgagaACATCTggctggttgtgtttatgccacattaaaaggcataggtggcgtgaccataaggctaggggaagctaaGCTTTCGCTAAAGTGAATTGAATTAAACTGGCACAattatatagcctaattagcTTCTATCTATACCGAAATAAATCAAATCATTCAAAATAGTCTACTACACCAGAAAGCATGATTTgaccacagaggatcattagcgtCTTTGAAAAAACGCAGTGGATTGTTTTAAATTGCATAGCCTACAGTCGGGATAGATGATTGTTGAGTTGCTACTGTCAGTGAAAAGCGGAGACCTAGCCAGCCGTATCGCAATATTAAAAAAACACAATCGCGGAAAAAccgtttggaaagcaaatggctattgctgtaaagagaTGCCAATGAAAGACTCCAATCTGTCTTTTAGTTGTCAAAATTCTTAACTGAATTGAGCGAACAGTAGCCTATTTTATTGGCACCAGCTGAGAACATCGGCCATATCCCTGGTGAGTGCGTATTCACTGTCTTTGTCATTGGGTTTCTTTTGGATAGTAATTTCCTCCTCCAGGGTAGATGGATGTTGAATTGTATTTCGTAGGCCAATTATATGAATCAGACATCGTATTTATTGATCTTTTTGgcagagtaggctaccctgtaATTTTTGTAGCATTAAAAAAAACGTGCAGGCACTTGGGTGTCCCATACCAGTAAGAAATGaaatctactttcacccctgcTACTATGGTTGTTTTGCAGGCTGAGGCTCTTTGATATAACCCACTGCTAACAGTTCAATACAAGGCTCTTGCTTGTCATTCTATACAGCTCATATCATGTTTTGATATGCATAAATCATACATTTTCCGAATGTACACTGCAATCTAGAAAATAATCAAAACGAGTTTAGATGGACGTTATGGTTTGTGAATTAGGCCCATTTGTAGTCTTGTCAGTGCAACACCACTGACCTCATCAATAGGTTTGTGCCTCTTGTACCTGCAGGTTTGTGCCTCAATTCATTGcctatgtttttttttctcctgaTGGCCTGTTTTCCCGCCCCTTTAGTGACCCTGGAAAGAGATTCCTCAGCAAGCCCCAGCTAGCTCGTTACCTGGGCAACACCATGGAGGTGCACGCCATTGACCCCCGTGCAGGAAGGATGCTAACGAACAAACTGCACAGGAACAGGCACAAGCATcgctatgacaacaacaaccatCAGATCAAGGTGAGGGAGTTTGAGTCCAGGATCATGTGTAATCTGTTTGACCATTGAGCTATGATCCCTGAcctgtttttctctgtgttgaaGGTCAAGCCAGACCTGAACACGACACTACCAGTCCGACAGACAGCATCCATCTTTAAACAGCCTGTCACCAAGGTGACCAATCACCCTAGCAACAAAGTGAAGACAGACCCCCACAAGGCTGTCGACCAACCAAGACAGGTGAGTCCAACGATGCTCTGCGCTTATTGGTTGTGATGTAATGATACCGTgatgttatttatttaattgctGCCATGTGGTTGGTAGATGAAGTCATCTACTCTGGCCTAGTCTTTGAAAACGTATTATTGCAAATTGGGATGAGTCACTCGATTTATCAAGCTGACTTAaatgtccaatgcagctgtttttatctcaatatcaaataatttctgggtaacaattaagtaccttactgtgattgttttcaattaaaatagtcaaaaagaaactaatagcttcttagcaaagagtaaTTTCTCAAGAAAGAATTTGctaggagtggtctgagtgagagGCCTAATTGGATGAGCATAATGGGAGGGCTATGTAACCTGAACTAGCTGTTAGAGGTTTTCCATAAATTATGAAGCACATCATGATGTGATGTGTTTAAAGTCAAATGGCGAGCTGTTTACCCGCTGTTTGTCCTCAGCTGTTTTGGGAGAGGAAGCTGAGTGGTCTGAGTGCATTTGACATTGCAGAGGAGCTGGTCAAGACCATGGACCTTCCCAAGGGCCTACAGGGTAAGTACACACAGCAGAGTGTACTTGAGACTCACATACACATAAAACCAATGTTTTGGGATttgatgtgtgtgttttatatcTGACTCTGTGAATCTCCCCCCAGGTGTTGGGCCTGTGTGTTCAGACAAGACCCTGCTCTCTGCCATTGCCAGCGCCCTGCACACCAGCCCCACACCCGTCACTGGTCAGCTGACCGCAGCCGTGGAGAAGAACCCTGGGGTATGGCTCAACACCACCCAGCCACTCTGCAAGGCCTTCATGGTTACCGATGACGACATCAGGTAAAGTACACACACAACTCAGTGGTCTGGCTCAACAACACCCAGCTACTAGCTACTGTTGGGCCTtgttgttaaagggatagtttacccaaattacaaaatgacacattggtttccttaccctgtaagtaGTCAATGGACAAGGTATAACAGCAattcatgctttggtttagtttgcTGGCAACGTTTTAGCATTAGTGACAAATCCcagtcatgggaccgatattagcattttttacgcatcatgtccaaatcatccgaAATAATCTAAAATTGATTGTGAAGCAATCACTTATAGATGATTTCCAAATGTGTGAAAAATGTGCCACGTATCATGTTCAAATCAACAATAAGTGACAATGTTGAGCTTCACAATACATTTTGGATAATTTGGACATGATGCGtaaaaaatgctaatatcggtcccatgactgGGATTTGTCACTAATGCTAAAACattagcatgtggaaacagttCCAGGCAAACTAAAAAAAGCattggattgctgtcataccttgtccatagactgcttacaggttaaggaaaccaatatgCCATTTTGTCATTTGGGTAAGTATCCCTTTAAGCCTGCCCACGAGGACTGTCATCCATCCATTGCTccctaacccctctcctctctctctggtgtaTGTAGGAAGCAAGAGGACCTGGTccacagtgtgaggaggaggctGGAGGAAGCTCTGATGGCGGACATGTTGGCTCACATAGAGGCCTCCACCAACGAGGCAGACACAGACGCTCTGAAGGAGGAGCAAGCCGAGCAGGATGACAAGGAGGACGTATAGCGGAGGTACAGCAGAGCAGCAGAACGTAGAAATGAAATGGCTAGTTACTTTGTCTTTAAGAAATGGCCTAGGTTCTGTTGTGTGGGTTTGTTAGTAATACTTTGTAGCGAGATAACCAGGGTAGCTAAAGTCCAGAATTTAAACGTTTACATAATTCTGTGATTGCCGGTAGTAACACGCGACAGACAAAAAAAACGATTGGTTTACTTGCGATCATTTTTCTCTCTCCTACAGGGTTGGTGATTGCTACAGAGAGCTGCCTGGAGCACAGTATTCTACCCatacacacaccaatacacatacAGGACATTCACCAGGATCTGACTAGCATCTGTCAACATGAAGGACCCTCTCTTGTCTACGTCTCTCTGAATTGTTGTTGACCGTTTTCAAGacaatctaaatatatttttgaccaatttaaatgtaattttgaATAATTTTTTAAAGCCCTTAGGCGAGGCTTTGACGTTCAGAGTTCAATTCACTCATTTTTACCCTCACTAATTGTATGGAATGTGGAGAAGTATGTATGGTGCTTTAGGCAATATAGTCTTGCCCTCTTGTGAAGACAAGTTTAAGGTTAAACAGAGTTAATGTGTGTTtgtctgcgtgtgtgtttgtgtgcgcgagagaggagaagaaagagtgtgtttttgggaggggagagagtatgTGTTTGTGGGGCACCACTCGGCCCATTCCAATTTTCCATCTGGTACCACTCAGTATCCTTTGCCCAAGTGGATAATTAGTGGGTGGTTAGAGGGGTGCATATTGGGCAAGGGACCACATGCTGTAAGATGACAGTTGGAGGCTCAAAACAGACTTCGCAAAAGACTACCTGTTTCAGAAATCAGTCATAGATAAGCATGCATCATATGATCTATTATGGCTCTTGTTATCTCTAACTAATAATTGGATTCTGTGTTCTCCAAACTGTCTTCTGGACGGTCATGAAGAGTGGTGCTCTACACAGGTTGAACAGGCTCTCATGTCTCAAACTCTCCCATAAGTTCAAAATGGTGCTAATTTAGTCTGTTCTCATCTTTCTAGATGTATTTGCTTTCATGTTACATTGATGATCTGTCAATAGGTGCGACGGCTGACGTAGACGGCTACTCTGAAATAGTTGCCTATTTgggattttgtattttttgttgttgaaatcgTTGCTGTGTGGCAAGTCAAAATTATGCCATAGTTATTTAACATTGGTTGTTTTTAGTAGGTTTTAAATGCTGACATTTTTCCCTAAACTTGTTCTTGATTTGAGTTCTGAATGGGAAGACTGTTAGAATGATCCCTCCATGAAATGTTATTGTTAAAATTATGCTTTCTAGCTTTCTAAAAAAAACCTTTGTTTCCATAGAGGGATTTGTTCAAATTTTCTCTTGAAATTTGAGGTCAAACATCAAGCAATTAATTCTGGATGATTCTTTTTTTTCATATAACTAAAATAAATGCTAACTCTTTTGtaatttgtgtgtttgtgttcttttagacaaggggtattcaactcttaccctatgaggtccagagcctgctggatTGCTGTTCTACCTGATTATTAATTGCACCCACCcgatgtcccaggtctaaatcagtctgttATTTGggggggaacaatgaaaaaagcAGTGGGACTGGCTTTGatgtccagagttgagtttgaaggtTTTAGACACTTGGTTTGTGAGAGCAGTGGACAACCTGGAGAAGATTCATCACTAGACTTGTCTGGTTTTGTAGGCCACCTAGCCAGTCTCAaagtcagggatgggcaactggcctGTGGATCAATTTCCACAAACAAAATTAATTAATTCATTTATTTAGGAACTCTGtaggggtctcaacttactgttgaaagttagaatagtagaatacccCAGGTGAAATTTGGTTGCGCATCAGCAGTGTCTCTCTTAAATtggtcactgacagtcactcagataacattttttagattggtaaattagtctagccagctatgtaaacttgaATAAATCATGGTTAGTCACTCATTTAAAAACTTCAAACATttatctctgccccatggcaaaatgagtagaattaaATGaagttatactgaacaaaaatataaacgcaacaattctGTAGATtgtactgagttatagttcatataaggaaatcggtcaatggaaatacatgtattaggcccctaatctatggatttcacttgactggACAGGGGTGcagccttggagggcataggcccacccacttggcagccaggtcCGCCAACTGGGGAGccaagcccagccaatcagaatgagttttccccacaaTAGGGCTACTACGCAGCCCAGCCCCACCCCCTCCAGACGATCCCActggtgaagaagctggatgtggaagGCTGGTGTGGTCTGCGGTAGtaaggctggttggacgtactgacaaattctctaaaacaacattggaggcagcttatggtgcagaaattaacattgaattctcttgcaacagctctggtggacgttcctgcagtcagcatgccaattgcaccctccctcaaaacatgagaaaacatctggcattgtgttgtgtgaaaataaaagtggccttttattgtccccaacacatttttattagattttttctctttaaaaatatatttcactgTGACCTGCTGCTGACTGTCAGGCAGTGAAGCAGGCTGttgctgagtgagtgagtggtgggGAGAGCcaaaggggtgtgtgtgttgagatAGCACAATAGTTATTGGCTGAGTCACTTgattgagaggagagagagcagcacGAATGCACTttgtaggtaggctatttagaTTGTCATTATGGAGAACTATTTCCAACCCTTTTTCCATAAAACATATTTATACGCTAGAACTGATACAcatcattataaactgggtggtttgagccctgaatgctaattggctgacagccgtgctatatcagaccgtataccacgggtacgACAAAACGTATATTttaactgctctaattacgttgttaACCAGTTTATAAGGCACCTCGAGTGtgatatatgaccaatataccacggctaagggccgtatccaggcactctgcgttgcattGTGCATATATTCTAATTTTGACTGGGTAAAGAAAACGGTATCAAGCGAAGTGCTTTATGCATGCTCGTTATCATTTACACATGTGTCCTCCACTCCAATTCTATACAATTTCCTTTTTGATCCAgttttagatattactgttgtCCATTCAGAACATTCGTCTTCACCAAATTTACTTGACGCGCTGCTCAATTCGAACTCAGCATCCACTTCCACCATCTTCTCCTAATCCCGCTCTGTTGTTCTCAACCGCTAACAGGTAAAAATAGTGCCAATCAGAGTTTCCAGGTCAAGCAAAATGTATAACCCTATGACCTCTCAAGAGAGGAGTTGCCATATTTATACAATAAACCATTTTTCAATGACGTTATCGAGCCAATTAGGAAGGAATATCTTAGTAACTTGTAATGACGTTGGAAGCTAAATTCGGGTTTCCTCAAAATAATAACAATTGCAAGCTATGACATTAAATAATTAAGGAATATGAATATGTGGCAAGAGAAAAGATCATTCACCCTTCACCCTTATTAAACACGCCAGATCATTTTCCATCAATGGATGTCGATTTAACTCGTTTGActgcaataaggcacaaggggtATGACAtagggccaatataccacagctaagggctgttcttaagcacgacgcaacgcagagtgcctggttacagccgtggtatattggccatattccaCGAACCCCCCGGGGTGCCTTATTGCTGGttactggttaccaacgtaattagaacagtaaaaagtaatgttttgtcatacccgtggtatattatctgatataccatggctttcagccaatcagcattcagggctcgaaccaggtttataattgtaaataaattACATTTGCGCATGTACATAACTATAGATAAATCCGACAGGAGAGTTTGATAGGATCTCGAAATCTCTGAGCAAGAAACACTTAGATGAAAATAAAAAACTAATGTTAGGCTATTTTCTAGCAATTGTGCTGTTATTATGTGCCAGATGTTAAGACTACAAACCGTTATGAATGGCCCATTTGTGTGATTGACTTTCCATTTCAATAGGCATAGGCTACAGACTAAAATCTGGGTTTATGATTGTAATTACATTTTGCCATAGTTTGCTTAGCTAAAGGCAGGAGCCTATagcccctgataggcctacatctaaTTTCAGTGTACAGTAGCCTAGACAAGATGTAGGCAAGATGTAAACTGAACGATTTAGCAGCTTGCTTAGTTCAAATTAACAGACTAATTTATTCAACATGAATAACGAGGCGATTTTGCAATAAgaagtgcttgtgtttcccaatagcctgctggaataggctactgaggatggggttataatttcaatcactgaattaaatatatataatatgtcTATGAACTGAATATGCTTGTCAACCACAGccaatgaagctggttgagagaatgcactAATCCATCACATTTTCTCACAGTAAAGTGTAACCTttgtgtttgcttgtttacgtCTGTCTTCTACCCTGTTCCCTTtaactctgctcctcttctccaggacctaggggttctgcccaacacccagacgtggatccacctgatgtcctccattaccaaccatcctccaacttttcattacatcatctacagctactgttattgtcatgttgtcattatcTGTTAAAAAAGTGTTCTTGCTCTATTATACTGGGCACTTAATATGTGATATACACAGATTAACTAAAAACTATAGCAGTGCAAACACTCAGAAGAAAGAGGGCAGCAGTGCCTGGATTTTGCAGTCTCCCTCTACAAGTCCTCCTTCTGAGATtggctgcctgttgagaacaagtgacaggcagGACCTCCCACCCACACAGCAACCACCTCTATATTACACACCATCATTCAGTATTTTAGTCTATGATTGCCATGTGAGTGTACAAAAAAtctgtgaaaaaatatataaaagttTATATATTAAAATCTTAAATATTGCCAggttggttttcacagctgtttcacaagGTGTTAATTGTTCTTAAGTTATATTATTATTAAGTTGTAAGGTATCCTTTGATGGTATATATTAGTTCCACATTATTCGTTGTTGTATCCTAGGACCTACAATAGATAATtatatatattcaaccacaagggtGTACTAATGAGCTATGTGAGATAGAAAAAAGTGAATCATAATAGAGGATTACTGAAATGatattatttcagtgtagataagggaagggcagattaaaataaaaacatgacagcCAGACAAGCCACTGTATGAATCAAACGGACTTGCATATGAATGGAGTGGAAATTAGTTGACTTTGATCTGTAAGGTAAGTAACATTAATGTGTCATGCAGATTACAGGGTTTCTTTGCTATTTCTGAAACATAGCAACGTTTAAGACATGGATTTCATGTTTTAATGTTAACAAGGTACCCAAAAGGGGTTTGAAGTAAGGTTTTCATTTTATTAGCTAAACAAAACTTGTTTAAACAGCGAAATTGTAGCGGAAATCAGCCTTGTTTGAATAGCAGGGATGAAAAGAACGTCATTTTGGTTGTAATGATCTCCAAAATTCGAATCATTAGGTCATCACGCCGTTGATATAACAACGGACGCTAATAGTATATTGAATCCCATTGAGACGAAGGGGGGGACCCTTTTTGGCTGGGGGACATTATTTGGCACGACAGGCCCCCAAACAgctagggccggctctgactgcatgtgtgggcaTGGAAGTGGGTAGGCtgtggcccctcatgatgagctAAGATTTTTCTTGGCCCCACCcctatcaaagttgcccatccctgctttaGGTCAATGTGAGAATCAGAAATGGATAGCAATCAATAATGGATAATAATTTCTTATTTCAGATTACATGTCTGGCATCTATTATTCAGTTATTGTCCCATTTGATCAATGCCAAGGGGATGACAGGCACCCACACAATAAGTAACAGGGACATTGTTCCGTTCTAGACCTTTAAGCATAGTTGGTGATATTGAACTGTTTTGCTACCCTTGAATAATTTTTTTGAGTTCTAGGTTTTGATAGATCCCAATAATCCAACCAACCTTGTGATACCACACCACCATAGCATCCAAAACGGCCAATTCCCCACCACTTTTCAAAAGATCTGACATGGAACCATCAAATTACTAATTTGCTTTATCAATTTCCGATTATAAAAATGTATCACCATAACAATAATATCGATCGTGATTGTGAGGCTAGCACGCTTGCGGTGAAGCGCTTCTGTGTTGCGTGGCCTTTGAACCCATTGTTGTGTCGCGACTGACGTCAGTTCTGTGTGCGAGACAGGCAGAGCGGCGTGCGCCTGGCGAGACAAAGGCGGCGGACCAGGGAACAGCCGGGATAAATATCCAGATACAATTGTCGGGAGGTATCTGCATGGGAATATAATGATAGACTACGAATCGATGCAAAGATTGACGGGCCGCTAAATGACCTCGACATTCGTCTGGAATAGAATTGTATCAACAGCCTGTCCCTTCTCTTTCGTTTTTAAACATTTTCTCCAACGCCCCCAATTTAGCgagctagctactagctagcatTAGAGCATTGGTAGCCACTCATCATTCCCTCAAGAATCAAAAGAGAGGAACTCTATACAATTGGGAGGTAGCCAAAAGGTAAAGTAACTGTGATATTttattcaaatataaaatacacgTATTTGGCTTAGACGTATTATTTGAACTTAAGTATTTTTGCTCGGCTATccaactagccagctagctgtggTACTCCCAAACAAAGGGGACGACAACGTGACAGACTCAACTGTGTGGAGCTAGTTTGCTAGCAGATTACCGGTTTTCCAAATGTGATGCTCCCTTTTCGGGATGAGACGGTCTGAATAGACAAAAGAAAATGCTCTAGTGTTGGTCAGTGTTAGTGAATATTGTATGATGCATATTTCAACAAGAACCAAGCTTTATTTTCGCCACACAGTGAGACAGAATGCAACAACACACAGACAAAGCAGGATAGGAGAAGGGTTGAAGGAGACGTCGCCCAAGTGGAGCAACACACTAACCTATTTATGAAACTAGCGAACTATGACATCGGATATGTTTTATAACTTTTAGTGTATTTAATTTTTGTGTTTTCTAAAACGTATCTTGGCGCGACACGTTTTGTGCTGAAACTCCCTTTGTTGTGTCAATTTCCTAGAAAAGAGCGCTTTGCACACAGACGCCCCAAGATCTGATGCTCATCCTCGTGGACTATGCCTAGCCCCTTATTCCACCCCGAGATTATGGACCACGACATGGTAGTGAGCAGCCAGCACAACGGGGTCAGCCTGCCGCGAGAGACTGACCAGGAGTCCCGGGACGAGGACCATCAGGATGCGCTCCGCTTCGCCCTGGACCAGCTGTCATTTATGGCCCTGGAGAAGGTGGACTGTGGTGGTGGGGGGCTCGTTGACACGCTCGACGGTAACCAGGGACCGTGCTCCGGGAATTCCAACGGCGGTTATGTCGACCTGCAGATGCTGGAGCACCAAGGAGGCTCCCGGGACTCCCCGACATCCTGCTCCCCGTCTCCAGAGTACTATGGATCGAGCGGGTACCACATGACTGGCCCGCACTCTCACCCCATGCTCGG
Proteins encoded:
- the LOC120020168 gene encoding methyl-CpG-binding domain protein 3-like — translated: MERKSDPGKRFLSKPQLARYLGNTMEVHAIDPRAGRMLTNKLHRNRHKHRYDNNNHQIKVKPDLNTTLPVRQTASIFKQPVTKVTNHPSNKVKTDPHKAVDQPRQLFWERKLSGLSAFDIAEELVKTMDLPKGLQGVGPVCSDKTLLSAIASALHTSPTPVTGQLTAAVEKNPGVWLNTTQPLCKAFMVTDDDIRKQEDLVHSVRRRLEEALMADMLAHIEASTNEADTDALKEEQAEQDDKEDV